A section of the Candidatus Tisiphia endosymbiont of Nedyus quadrimaculatus genome encodes:
- a CDS encoding IS110 family transposase has translation MKDINILGIDLAKTIFHIVALNKDGEKILAKKLHREEFEDYILTNIPKNSLLVMEACGSCHYWSNKFMESGFTVKLLKPCDVKAFAKTRQKNDTNDALAIARAGKDPELKSVRIKNISQQEISWLHKRRQHIIRQRVQYSNGLMSDLLEFGYYIKMSKSKFAREALNIVEDAKNAGVISERMYKEMKVIAEEIATLLIQESAIDKQLIAINKESETATLLKTIPGIGEINANILSIAAYENYDDCRSFAASLGLVPKQNSTGGKTSLGSITKKGDRYVRTMLIQGARSIAIRAKIQKDSTDHLVLWAKKLLGRMSFNKAAVAIANKLARIAYVCVTRKCAYA, from the coding sequence ATGAAAGATATTAACATACTAGGCATTGATTTAGCAAAAACAATTTTTCATATTGTTGCATTAAATAAAGATGGTGAAAAAATATTAGCTAAAAAATTACACAGAGAAGAATTTGAAGACTACATTTTAACAAACATTCCCAAGAATAGTTTATTGGTAATGGAAGCATGTGGCAGTTGTCATTATTGGAGCAATAAGTTTATGGAATCAGGTTTTACAGTAAAATTACTTAAACCATGTGATGTAAAAGCTTTTGCAAAAACTCGGCAAAAAAATGATACAAATGATGCTTTGGCAATAGCAAGAGCAGGAAAAGATCCGGAGTTAAAATCGGTTCGTATAAAAAATATATCACAACAAGAGATTAGTTGGTTACATAAACGTCGGCAACATATTATTAGACAAAGAGTACAATATAGTAATGGTTTAATGAGTGATTTACTTGAATTTGGTTATTACATAAAAATGAGTAAATCTAAATTTGCCCGTGAGGCATTAAATATAGTAGAAGATGCCAAAAATGCTGGTGTGATTTCAGAGAGAATGTATAAGGAAATGAAGGTAATAGCTGAAGAAATTGCTACGTTATTAATACAAGAATCAGCAATAGATAAACAGCTAATAGCAATAAATAAAGAATCTGAAACAGCTACTTTATTAAAAACAATACCAGGTATTGGAGAAATTAATGCTAATATACTAAGCATAGCAGCTTATGAAAATTATGATGATTGTCGAAGTTTTGCTGCAAGTTTGGGATTAGTGCCTAAGCAAAATAGCACAGGTGGTAAAACAAGTCTTGGATCTATCACTAAGAAAGGAGATAGATATGTTAGAACTATGCTGATACAAGGAGCAAGGTCTATTGCAATCAGAGCAAAAATACAAAAGGACTCCACTGATCATTTAGTGCTATGGGCAAAAAAATTGTTGGGAAGGATGAGCTTTAATAAGGCTGCTGTGGCAATAGCAAACAAATTAGCTAGAATAGCGTATGTATGTGTTACAAGAAAATGTGCATATGCTTGA
- a CDS encoding LuxR C-terminal-related transcriptional regulator encodes MYYVDGKAIKAIARELNISKNTVKKVIRSNQTKFELAKYSKGKPVLGNHLEVLNQLLAENSKESVRRRMTAAIPTASDIGLYRKLRICESNCTKLP; translated from the coding sequence ATGTATTACGTTGATGGCAAAGCAATTAAAGCAATTGCTAGAGAACTGAATATATCAAAGAATACAGTAAAAAAAGTCATTCGCAGCAATCAAACTAAATTTGAGTTAGCAAAATATAGCAAAGGTAAGCCTGTTCTTGGCAATCATCTTGAAGTACTAAATCAGCTATTAGCAGAGAATAGCAAGGAGTCGGTTCGACGTAGAATGACGGCAGCTATACCAACAGCTTCAGATATCGGGTTATACAGGAAGTTACGAATCTGTGAATCTAATTGTACGAAACTTCCGTAG
- a CDS encoding transposase, with protein MSTEPRESGSYKGRRSIFAGRGNLRRVLYMAAVAALRCNKRLRNFYDHLIAKHKPAKVALVAVMRKLLAFMHSIVKNNSSWNENLC; from the coding sequence TTGTCAACAGAACCTAGAGAAAGCGGTAGTTATAAAGGTAGAAGAAGTATCTTTGCCGGTAGAGGTAATCTACGAAGAGTGCTGTATATGGCTGCAGTTGCTGCCTTACGATGTAATAAGCGTTTACGCAATTTTTATGACCACTTAATTGCTAAACATAAACCAGCAAAAGTTGCTCTTGTTGCTGTTATGCGCAAATTACTAGCTTTTATGCACTCTATTGTAAAAAATAATTCTTCCTGGAATGAAAATTTATGTTAA
- a CDS encoding ATP-binding protein, whose amino-acid sequence MKDLILLLDKLGLVGMKMQLAESSNLTNDVPTTSVYDVLKKLLEAECEYKKSRSLGYRLQLAKFPTIKLLSDTCQAKLVENIDIQKVIDNHQNIMFIGGSGSAKTHLAIGLAFTAIEKSYRVRFYTLNELASQLLNARIHNYESKFIDSVKRFHLIVVDELGYVYSMKINNCVVVVQDLRCSRTSVRCAPRLGHS is encoded by the coding sequence ATGAAAGACTTAATATTGTTATTAGATAAATTAGGTTTAGTCGGTATGAAGATGCAGTTAGCTGAGTCAAGTAATTTAACAAATGATGTTCCTACTACTAGTGTGTATGATGTGTTAAAGAAACTTCTTGAAGCAGAGTGTGAATATAAGAAGTCACGCTCGCTAGGTTATAGGTTGCAACTAGCTAAGTTCCCAACCATAAAGTTACTATCAGATACATGCCAAGCTAAATTGGTTGAAAATATTGATATACAAAAAGTGATTGATAATCATCAGAATATCATGTTCATAGGTGGTTCTGGGTCTGCAAAAACTCATCTAGCAATTGGTTTGGCGTTCACCGCCATTGAAAAAAGTTACAGGGTAAGATTTTATACTTTAAATGAATTAGCTAGCCAATTGCTTAATGCTAGAATCCATAATTATGAAAGCAAATTCATCGATTCAGTTAAGAGATTCCATCTGATTGTAGTAGATGAATTAGGCTATGTATACTCGATGAAAATCAACAATTGCGTTGTCGTTGTCCAAGACCTGCGGTGCTCACGTACTAGTGTACGCTGTGCTCCTCGGCTTGGACACTCCTAG
- a CDS encoding IS110 family transposase translates to MTEKSKIFMGIDVSKNTLDISINNIHYKIKNTDKAISDFIKSEIASLNIVLTVLESTGGYERLVMRVLQQAGLTVHRAHPNRVHAFAKVCNHFAKTDKLDALLLEKYAAFIANDEKGDQIISVIQEELQSLRSIERNIEEGIHANQCRAKVASEKAKKYLEEMIKCGKKQLEEIRKDIKAAIQEDKSLKAKNDLLISYKGIGEKTASVLLIELLELGTLNNKEIASLVGLAPKTSQSGQKTNGAHIRGGRFFVRKSLYMAALVAMRHNDKMKALYERMTNAGKKAKVALVAVMRKVIICLNSMVKNNKIYE, encoded by the coding sequence ATGACTGAAAAAAGCAAGATATTTATGGGAATAGATGTTTCAAAAAATACGCTTGATATATCTATTAATAATATTCATTATAAGATTAAAAATACAGATAAAGCTATTTCTGATTTTATAAAATCAGAAATAGCTTCTCTAAATATTGTGCTTACTGTTTTGGAATCTACTGGTGGTTATGAACGTTTAGTTATGAGAGTGTTGCAACAAGCCGGGCTTACTGTGCATAGAGCTCATCCTAATAGAGTTCACGCTTTTGCCAAGGTCTGTAACCATTTTGCTAAGACTGATAAATTGGATGCGTTATTACTTGAGAAATATGCAGCTTTTATTGCTAATGATGAGAAAGGAGACCAAATAATTTCTGTTATACAAGAAGAATTACAATCTCTAAGGAGCATAGAACGTAATATAGAAGAAGGTATACATGCTAATCAATGCAGAGCAAAAGTTGCATCCGAGAAGGCTAAGAAATATCTCGAGGAAATGATAAAGTGTGGCAAAAAACAGCTTGAGGAAATTAGAAAAGATATAAAGGCTGCCATACAGGAAGATAAGAGTTTAAAGGCAAAAAATGATTTACTCATAAGCTATAAAGGTATAGGTGAAAAAACAGCTAGTGTTTTGTTAATAGAATTGCTAGAACTCGGTACGCTAAACAATAAAGAGATTGCAAGCTTAGTTGGGCTTGCCCCAAAAACAAGCCAAAGCGGTCAAAAAACTAATGGGGCTCATATTAGAGGCGGCAGGTTTTTTGTACGAAAAAGCTTGTATATGGCTGCTTTAGTAGCGATGCGTCATAATGACAAAATGAAGGCATTATATGAACGTATGACTAATGCTGGTAAAAAAGCAAAGGTCGCTTTAGTAGCCGTTATGCGTAAAGTAATTATTTGTTTAAATTCTATGGTAAAAAATAATAAAATTTATGAATAA
- a CDS encoding IS5 family transposase, with translation MRHFIEAIWFIVRTGCQWRLLPDDYGCWYSIYRRFKRWVDKGIWEDLMDYVKVDADMESIMIDATIVRAHACSSGYIKGNQEEAALGRSRGGFSTKIHALVDALGNPLKFILTAGQRNDITQAGNLTQDVQNTTVIADKGYDSSAFVESLENKGCEIVIPPKSNRKVQREYDKHTYKERHLIECKL, from the coding sequence ATGAGACATTTTATTGAAGCAATATGGTTTATTGTTAGAACAGGTTGCCAATGGCGTCTTCTACCTGATGATTATGGTTGTTGGTACAGTATTTATCGCAGATTTAAGAGATGGGTTGACAAAGGTATATGGGAGGATTTAATGGATTATGTTAAAGTAGATGCAGATATGGAATCAATTATGATTGATGCAACTATTGTGAGAGCACATGCTTGCTCATCTGGATATATCAAAGGTAATCAAGAAGAAGCGGCTTTAGGTAGAAGCAGAGGTGGTTTTAGTACTAAAATTCATGCCCTTGTTGATGCCCTTGGTAATCCATTAAAGTTTATACTAACTGCTGGGCAAAGAAATGATATAACTCAAGCGGGAAATCTTACTCAAGATGTTCAGAATACGACTGTGATAGCCGATAAAGGATACGATAGTAGTGCATTTGTAGAAAGTTTAGAAAATAAGGGGTGTGAGATTGTTATACCACCAAAATCTAACCGTAAAGTACAACGTGAATATGATAAACATACTTATAAGGAACGACATTTAATTGAGTGTAAATTGTAA
- the istA gene encoding IS21 family transposase, which yields MNLIVRNFRREYEARGGQVFIPLNFEAGQAFQFDWGEEEICLNGEVTRVKAARIKLCYSRYSLVVVYPNEQLEMVMDAHDQAFKFFAGCCKNGIYDNMKTAVKKILIGKDRIFNEKFIQMVSHHLFEPLACSPASGWEKGQVEKQVGDTRRNFFTPILKGDSYEAINIQLREMSIEWAKTKRHPEFTERTILEIYEEEKAYLIGYRGQFTGYRLHPTTVSPLSLIQYDSNMYSVPCEYVGLSVQIKSYAWQIVILHKSKIIAEHVRSFKRYQKNYNPWH from the coding sequence GTGAATCTAATTGTACGAAACTTCCGTAGAGAATACGAGGCAAGGGGCGGGCAAGTTTTTATTCCATTAAATTTTGAAGCTGGTCAGGCGTTTCAGTTTGATTGGGGAGAGGAAGAAATATGTTTAAATGGGGAGGTTACTAGAGTTAAAGCAGCGAGAATAAAGCTATGCTATAGTCGTTATTCTTTGGTAGTGGTTTATCCTAATGAGCAGCTGGAAATGGTTATGGATGCCCATGATCAAGCTTTCAAGTTTTTTGCTGGTTGTTGTAAGAATGGTATTTATGACAATATGAAGACGGCTGTCAAAAAAATATTGATTGGCAAGGATCGTATCTTTAACGAGAAGTTTATCCAAATGGTCTCTCACCATTTATTTGAGCCACTTGCCTGTAGTCCAGCATCAGGATGGGAGAAAGGACAGGTTGAGAAACAAGTAGGAGACACTAGACGTAACTTTTTTACTCCAATATTGAAAGGAGATAGTTATGAAGCTATTAACATTCAGCTAAGAGAGATGTCTATAGAGTGGGCTAAAACTAAAAGACATCCTGAATTTACAGAAAGAACGATTCTAGAAATATATGAGGAAGAGAAGGCATATTTAATAGGATATAGAGGGCAGTTTACCGGTTATAGATTACATCCAACGACCGTATCACCTTTGAGTTTAATACAATACGACAGCAATATGTATAGTGTTCCGTGTGAATATGTGGGACTTAGCGTACAGATTAAATCCTATGCTTGGCAAATAGTGATTTTACATAAAAGCAAGATTATTGCAGAGCATGTTCGTAGTTTTAAACGCTATCAGAAGAATTATAATCCATGGCACTAA
- a CDS encoding tetratricopeptide repeat protein yields the protein MLVFDNLKIKENHKVQEFINWEHNGHVIFASQDYELLPNTVKMTAFEKNDAITLANNILEKDDPKLAEFLVQEFVGYPILIVQGTQLLNQVPGLNQEEYKKRIRDSADKIKLNITLAIKELKPNAKRLLNKIALINNQAFSKALLKIIADDKNTIDDDIYQLSKFALISNTDPNETNPVFEMHDVIANKIMELNGNKNNKSYLEDIITKLMDGIPKNVLKGRIFRNTKTIRENMEIILKNAQKYNINMYKVMELRFHVLNSYLNIFDYYNAEKLVEWFNKNDKEGKLKLLFMNNNEKRIYAGYLGLIAAYYKSKYSDYNVTLEYYKKAQEVFKGIKGYNSYRYNILYNLASTYTILGQIQKAQENIQIIEKMFSDGLVDESELFYIYVAKAKLLFTLGEYTKALEQINGAVNVFLSNRLHQDNLLFTNSYVLRAEILNALSQYKEAYAQVEQLYNMHKPSKKDDHEVFGRIFIQMSRAELGLGNTNKALDCASKAKTIFINDPARPNKDISISSDTYLAKAFVAEGDALAALGQNEKAAESYASAEVLYYNNYRDNMKNVDEVSYLYWAAAKATCNIPNKFWYIKFSTQLIEKFGENHFRSIDILSKCKN from the coding sequence TTGTTAGTATTTGATAATTTAAAGATCAAAGAAAATCATAAGGTGCAAGAATTTATTAATTGGGAACATAATGGTCATGTTATTTTTGCTTCCCAGGATTATGAGCTATTACCTAATACAGTCAAAATGACGGCATTTGAAAAAAATGATGCTATTACTCTTGCTAATAATATTTTAGAAAAAGATGATCCTAAACTAGCAGAATTTTTAGTTCAAGAATTTGTTGGTTATCCTATATTGATAGTACAAGGTACACAGTTATTGAACCAAGTACCGGGTTTAAATCAAGAAGAATATAAAAAGAGGATACGAGATTCTGCTGATAAAATTAAATTAAACATTACTTTAGCAATTAAGGAATTAAAACCAAATGCTAAAAGATTACTGAATAAGATAGCTTTAATCAATAACCAAGCTTTTTCCAAGGCACTATTGAAGATTATTGCTGATGACAAAAACACCATTGATGATGATATTTATCAACTGTCTAAATTTGCTTTAATTTCTAATACTGATCCAAATGAAACCAATCCTGTTTTTGAAATGCATGATGTTATTGCTAATAAGATTATGGAACTAAATGGAAATAAGAATAATAAAAGTTATCTAGAAGATATTATTACTAAGTTAATGGATGGAATACCAAAAAATGTACTTAAGGGACGTATTTTTAGAAACACAAAAACCATTAGGGAAAACATGGAAATAATTCTAAAGAACGCACAAAAGTATAATATAAATATGTATAAAGTGATGGAATTAAGATTTCATGTACTTAATAGTTATCTTAATATTTTTGATTATTATAATGCAGAAAAACTAGTTGAGTGGTTTAATAAAAATGATAAAGAGGGTAAATTAAAATTATTATTTATGAATAATAATGAGAAACGCATATATGCTGGGTATTTAGGATTAATAGCTGCATATTATAAAAGCAAATATTCAGATTACAATGTAACACTTGAATATTATAAAAAAGCACAAGAAGTTTTTAAAGGTATAAAAGGGTATAATTCTTATAGATACAATATATTGTATAACTTAGCATCGACCTATACTATATTAGGGCAAATTCAAAAGGCACAAGAAAATATTCAGATAATTGAAAAGATGTTTAGTGATGGTTTAGTAGACGAAAGTGAACTTTTTTATATATATGTTGCGAAAGCAAAATTGCTTTTTACTTTAGGAGAATATACTAAAGCATTAGAACAAATCAATGGTGCTGTAAATGTATTTCTCAGTAATAGGCTGCACCAAGATAATTTATTATTTACGAATAGTTATGTACTTAGAGCTGAGATATTAAATGCTCTTAGCCAATATAAAGAAGCCTATGCTCAAGTTGAACAATTATATAATATGCATAAACCCTCTAAAAAAGATGATCATGAAGTATTTGGTCGCATTTTTATCCAAATGTCAAGAGCAGAGCTAGGTTTAGGTAATACTAATAAAGCTCTAGACTGTGCCAGCAAGGCTAAAACCATATTCATTAATGACCCAGCTAGACCTAATAAAGATATCAGCATTTCATCAGACACATATTTAGCAAAGGCTTTTGTTGCAGAAGGAGATGCATTAGCAGCTCTTGGTCAGAATGAAAAGGCGGCTGAATCCTATGCTTCAGCAGAAGTATTATATTATAATAATTATCGGGACAATATGAAAAATGTCGATGAAGTAAGCTACTTGTATTGGGCTGCAGCAAAAGCGACTTGCAATATACCAAATAAATTTTGGTATATAAAATTTAGCACCCAACTCATAGAAAAATTTGGTGAAAACCACTTTAGAAGTATAGATATTTTGAGTAAGTGTAAAAACTAA
- a CDS encoding transposase, with the protein MEASAEKRSEYLEKVSKYDKEQMVYLDESGIDRTICQDRGWGKIGELLVGQKSGKQYQRTNIIAGLVNNKPIAPFVFNGTCNTELFNNWVEKFLIKELKAGQVVVYSMKIKNCVVVFRDLRCSRTKCTLRSSTL; encoded by the coding sequence TTGGAAGCAAGTGCAGAGAAACGATCTGAATATTTAGAAAAGGTCAGTAAATATGACAAAGAGCAAATGGTGTATCTTGATGAGAGTGGTATAGATAGGACCATTTGCCAAGATAGAGGTTGGGGTAAGATAGGAGAATTGTTGGTTGGACAAAAAAGTGGTAAACAGTATCAAAGAACTAATATCATAGCTGGTTTAGTAAATAATAAGCCGATAGCCCCTTTTGTGTTTAATGGAACTTGTAATACAGAACTATTTAATAATTGGGTTGAGAAGTTTTTAATTAAAGAATTAAAAGCAGGACAGGTTGTAGTATACTCGATGAAAATCAAGAATTGCGTTGTCGTCTTCAGGGATCTTCGGTGCTCACGTACTAAATGTACGCTCCGCTCCTCGACCCTTTGA